CGATACTGACCGATTCTGGGGGCTTTCAAGCGTGGTCTTTGGCCAAGATGAATCAAATCTCTGAAGAAGGGATCACATTCCGTTCTCATGTGGATGGTAACAAAATTTCGCTCACGCCCGAAGGAGTTGTGGATATTCAACATGCGCTTGGAATAGATGTGGCTATGGCGTTGGACGAGTGCACCGACTACCCATGCACGCATGAGGTGGCCAAGGCATCGATGGAACGAAGTTTGCGCTGGGCCGACCGTTGTAAGAAACGCTGGCTGGATACGGGTGCTAATGAGTCGATGTATTTATTTGGAATCGGGCAGGGGTCTTTCTATGAAGATTTAAGGACTGAATCGGCAAAGATACTGGCTGACCTCGATTTGCCTGGATACGCAATAGGTGGTGTGGTGGTTGATTTTACTCGAACCCCCGAGGCCATTCTTCCCTCTATTCCACATCTGCCTAAAGATCGTCCGCGTTACTTGATGGGGGTGGGAACGCCGCTTGATATTCTGAATGCAGTGGAGCTCGGGGTTGATATGTTTGATTGTGTTTTGCCTACTCGAAATGGGCGTCATGGAAAAATATTCACTACCTTCGGCGAAGTCAATTTAACGGCTCCCATGTGGAAAGATTCGGAGTTACCGATGGATGCGCAGAACAATCACCCCATCAGTCGAAACTACAGTCGCGGCTATTTACGTCATCTCTTCCATGTCAAAGAGTCTTTGAGTGGACGTTTGGCTACCTTGCATAATCTGTCCTTCTACGGCAATCTGATGAAAGGTATTCGGTCGAGTATCGAGGCAGGGCGTTTTGCCGCATTCAAAAACGATTTTATCGAGAAGTATACTGCAGGAACTGGTTCTAATGGATACGGCTGATTTTGATTTCGAGTTGCCATCTGAGTTGATTGCCCAAAACCCGGTTGTGCCTCGTGACCACTCCCGGATGTTGGTTATGGATCGACGGAACCAATCGCTGGAACATAAGCACTTCTTTGATCTTCCGGGAGAATTACAAGAGGGGGATGTTCTGGTTCTTAATGATACGAAGGTGGTTCCTGCTCGATTGTTTGGGACGATCCCGGAGGTTGGAACCGGCTCAGTGGAAGTATTACTTTTAAACGAAGCGGTAGAAGGTAATCAGCGTGTGATGGCTAAACCGGGGAAAAAGTTTCGCTTAGGTTGTACGGTTTTATTTGATGAAAAATTAAAGGCGGTTGTTGAAGGAATTGAGGAAGACGGGAGTCGATTGTTGAACTTCAATTGTTCTCCGGCAGAATTACAGCTTCATCTGGATCGTATTGGCCATGCTCCCTTCCCCCCCTATATCAAAGAATCGACTGCTACCCGTGAGCAATACCAGACCGTTTACGCCCGGGATCCGGGGAGCAGCGCGGCACCGACGGCCGGACTACATTTTACTTCGGACGTTTTTGCACAGCTTAAAAATAAAAGAATCTCTGTGGAGAAAGTAACTCTGCATGTAGGCCGCGGTACGTTTCAGGATGTCAAGGTCGACCATCTCGAGGAGCATATCATGCACTCTGAGCATTTTGAATTAACGCCCGAAGTTGCCAATCGATTGAACGAAGCGAAACGGAATGGAAGAAGGATTATCGCGGTTGGAACCACGTCTGTTCGTGTCCTGGAAAGTTGCTGCTCTGATGAAGGCGTGTTGTTGCCTCAAGTATCCACCACTGTCATTTTCATTTACCCGGGTTATGCATGGAAGTTTGTAGATGCTTTGGTAACCAACTTCCATCTTCCAAAAAGTACTCTGATCATGCTGGTGAGCAGCTTCGCCGGAAAAGAATTTATTCTAAATGCTTACCAGAAAGCGATTGAGGAAAAGTATCGTTTCTTCTCCTTTGGGGATTGTATGCTCATTAAATAATTACCTAAGTTCCCATCGTATGAATATCGACTTGTTTGATAACCCGAATTCCAATCGCGATTATACGATTCAGCATGTGGCCGAAGAGTTTACCTCCGTTTGTCCGGTGACTGGACAACCCGATTTTGGAAAGGTGATCCTGACTTATACGGCCGATGCCAAGTGCATTGAGTTAAAAAGCTATAAGCTCTATCTTCAAGGTTACCGTAATCAGGGGATTTTTTATGAAGCGGTTACCAACAAGATTCTCGACGACCTGGTTGAACTTTGTGCTCCGCGTTGGATGAAGGTCGAGACAGTCTGGACCACCCGCGGTGGTATTCACTCAAACATCACGGCTGAGTATAAGCGGGAAGGGTAGGATCGCGACCGACAAAGTATGTCGCTGATATTTTCTTTCGAGAGCAAGCTCCACTCTTACAAAAAACTCTCCGAAAATCAACTGTAGGAAGGCAGCTTGCTGCCGAATCGTTTTTTAATGCCCACTTGCCTTTCTTTCGCCGTAGCTGCTTCATCGACGCCATAAAGCTTATGTAATTGATAGCCGGCACGGTAGGCAAATTTTCGGTTCTTAACCGCCTGGTTAATCATCTCGAGGGTTTGTCCATCCTCCCGCCGGGACCATTCAGGATGCAGCCAGATGGGTTTCCCCGAAAAGTAAGTTCCTAGTTCCTGCTCCCAGTCTGAAACAGCGTCGGGAGTATCCACGATAACCTTAAACTCGTTCGCCAACACCAGGCAGGAGTGAATGGGTTTTTTCCATACCTTGGGGCTGACCGTGATCCAGTCGAAACTTCCTCGAATTTCGAAGCAACCTGCAGTTTCCAGATGTATGGGAAACCCCGCTTCGTGAAGGGCATTTGTCAGGCCGGTTAAATCATGAATGCAGGGCTCCCCTCCGGTAATCACGACTAGTTCAGGGTTATGGAATTTTGCCTGTTCGACCAGTGAATCGATTGACCGTTTGTCGATGGAGTCAGGAACAAAGTCCGGATGCCAGGTTCCGGCGGAATCACACCAGGGGCAATGGACCGGGCAACCAAACAAGCGAATGAAAAAAGCGGGCTTGCCCATATGGCAACCTTCACCCTGCCAGGTGTAGAAAGTCTCGTATATCGGTAGTTTTTTCATGGGTAATACTTGGCGGCGTTGCGCGAATCTTCGGCCACTTCCACCGAAAGCAGTGTTACGCGGTCACCGTGGTGAGTCTTTAGTTGAACGGATATCAGATCGAACGCGTGTTTGGCCAGGCCTTCCGCTGAGCAGCTTTCCACTTGATAAGGTTTAAACTGCCCGGGAAATTGTTCCAAAAGCCGCTCCGATTCGGTGTCGCCCTTATTGTAAACATAGGCGTGGTCCAGATTCTCATTCAGCCAGTGGCGGATAAATTTGAGTTCTCCGAAATCAACCACGAACCCCTTTTCGTCGAGAGCGTCGCAGCCGAAGGTGAACTTGAAGGTCCAATTATGTCCGTGAATAAATCCGCAATGTCCGTCATGCGAATGCTGCCGATGGGCGAAAGGAATATCCGAATACGTTTTTGAGCAGGTGTACATCAATCAAACGGGTTCAAAGGTTTCAGGTTCAGTGGTTTCCGGTTTGAAGAAGCGGCGTAACGGCCCGAATCGTAGGATTTTCGTCGATTGAATTGGTTCATGGCTCTTAAAGTTTCCATTCCTGTGCTATCATCGTCTCAATCGTTGGTGCCTCAACGGTGTAAATGGTGGAGTCCCCGATTCCGGCCAGATAGAATGCTTCCCGTCTTTCGATACAGGTACCGCATTGGCCGCAATGGGTTTCATTACCTTCATAACAGGACCAGGTTTTCTCAAAAGGAACATGAAGTTCTGCGCCACGTTTTACTACATCGGCTTTTGAGTAGTCCACGAACGGGCGATTCAGGAAAATCTCCTGCCAGTCAGCCAGACGGATAGCCTTGTCGAGGGCTGAGGCGAACGCTTCACGGCAATCCGGATAAACTGCATGATCGCCGGAATGAGCCGCATAGGAGACTGAATCCGCTTTTAGGGATACGGCCCAAGCAGTAGCCAGTGAAAGTAAGATCATGTTGCGATTGGGTACCACGGTGGATTTCATGTTGTCCTCTTCGTAGTGGCCATGGGGAATTTTCATTTCCGTATCCGTCAAACTGGAATTTCCAAACAGCTCTGTGATTGATCTGAGATCCACCGTCCTGTGCTTGACGCCTAAGGCTTTGGTAATGACCTCGGCCTGGATGAGCTCTTTGCTGTGCTTTTGCCCGTAATCGACGGCTAGGGTTGCAACAGTGGCCCCTTGGTCGAGCAGATGGTAAAGGAGGACGGTTGAATCCATTCCTCCAGAATAAACTAGAACAGTTTTCATGAAATTCAGTTGTTCATTGCTTAATTGCAACACCTGGGAATTTTTAGCAGGCTCGGGGAAAAATGGCCCAGAAGCGTACTTTGGCAACCCTATATTTTACATTGAGCTGGGTAGCTGGGTATGCAGGCTGACTCTTCGTGCCATCCACCCTAACACTGACGGAACAATGCAGGACCAAAGCCCTGGAACTTGGCTTTGATGTTTGTGGATTCTCGTCGATTGATGTGGAGCTCCGTAAAGCGTATTATCTGAATTGGATCGCAGAGAAACAACACGGCACAATGCGTTGGATGGAGCGGAATAATGAGCGCCGTCTTCAACCCAGGAATATCCTTCCTGAAGCACGATCCATTTTGATGGTCGGTTTAAACTACTATCAGGACGATCCTCCCATGCGCGGGCGAATCGCAAAGTACGCCCTCGGCAAAGATTACCATAAGCTGATGTATAAGCGGCTGAAACAATTATGCTCATGGATGCGTGATCAGGGCGGAGATCAAAAACCTTACGTCGACACAGGACCCATGCTGGAAAAACCAATCGCCGCTCAAGCAGGTCTGGGCTGGATGGGTAAGAGCACCTTACTTCTGCACCGCAATCATGGCACATTTCTTTTTTTGGGGTCGATAATAACTACCTTGGATTTGGATCCCGATCCGGTGGAGCAGGATCATTGTGGTTCCTGTACCCGTTGTTTGGATGTTTGCCCTACCAATGCATTTCCGGCTCCGTATCAATTGGATGCTACTCGCTGTATTTCTTACCTGACGATTGAGCATCATGGTCCAATTCCTATGGAGTTTCGTGACGCAATTGGGGATCGCATTTACGGCTGTGATGATTGTCTGGATGTTTGCCCCTGGAATCGTTGGGCGCAGATTACGCGGGAAATAAAATTTCATTTCAAAGGATTGCCTGACTTGGCGGAAACTCTGGATTGGGACGAAGCAGCTTTTATTGAACGGTTTCAAGGAACTCCCATTGCTCGTTTAAAACTACCTCGGTGGAAAAGGAACGTATGTATAGTTCTTGGTAACATTGGGGCGGCTGAAGATTTGTCAGCACTTCAGAAAGAGGCGGACGGCGAAGATGAAATGATTGCCGAACACGCAAGCTGGGCTATTCATAAAATCCAATCCCGAGAAGGAGCCATTCATGAGTAAGGACGAAATATTTTCGGAATTTGATGAAAGTCCAAGCGGCTTTGCCTTCGATGAAAAAGTGGCACAGGTATTTCAGGATATGATCCAGCGATCTGTGCCAGGTTATGAGATGTCGCTTTCAATGATCACATTAATTGCCAGAAAATATGCCAAGGAAGAAACGAGCCTCTATGATCTGGGCTGTTCTCTCGGTGCTTCCAGCTTGGCCCTCCTGGCTGGGGTTAAAGATAAAAATATTCAATTAGTCGGCGTCGATAATTCCGAGCCAATGATAAGCCGATGTGCGGCGAATCTTGCTCAGGCAAATTACAATGAATGGGATCTGCGCTGTGAGGATATACTCGATACCAAAATTGTGAATGCTTCAATCGTCATCCTGAATTTCACCTTACAGTTTATTCCTTTAGACCGGAGACTTGCTCTACTTGAAACTGTTTATGCCGGATTGAATCCAGGCGGGGTGTTACTCGTGTCCGAAAAAATTGCTTTCGATGAGGCCGGTATCCAGGATTCTATGTCAGAACTCCACCTTGGTTTCAAACGTGCACACGGTTACAGCGAACTTGAGATTAGCCAAAAAAGAAGTGCATTGGAGGACGTCCTGGTTCCTGAATCAATTGAGGATCATAAGGCACGTTTTGAGCAAGCAGGCTTCTCGTGGTCTGCCCGGTGGTTTCAATGTTTTAATTTTGCTTCGTTGATCGCGTTTAAGGAATGAGCGAATATTTTTCCCACACGAATCGGCAGAGCTGGAAGCTCTTGCCCTACCTGGAATACCAATTGAGGGTAGGGCCACTGCGCGTGCCTTGGCGAAGCTTCTCAGCGAAGACTGGTCCCCGCAGTGCCGCTTAATCTTGTCTGGATGTGAACAGGATCGATTATAGTCCCCTCTATCAACAACTAGAAGGCTCACCGTTTGCTTCATGGATTTCCGATTTGAGACGGTTTGTGAATTCTAATATCGAGGATTCAAATGATGGTCATTTGCCGACATGGTTAGCGGCGTTGAACGCCTTGCCGAAGTTCGATTGCGAACGATCAGATATTTGCGAAGGGGTTCGCTTCGACGGCGATTGTAATGTTCCTGCTGCTGAGTCCGCCTTGCGGCAATTCCACCCCTGGCGAAAAGGCCCTTTGAAACTTGGTGAAGTGGAGATCGATACCGAATGGCGGTCCGATTGGAAGTGGGACCGTTTGAAAGGCCATATTGAACCATTGGAAGGTCGGACGGTTCTCGATATCGGGTGCGGAAATGGCTACTACCTTTGGCGGATGTTGGGTGCAGGCGCAAAACTCGCCGTGGGGATAGATCCCTATCTACTTTTTGTGATGCAGTTCTGGGCGACAAAACAGTTTGCTCCCCAGAAATTGCCTGCCTGGGTTCTTCCTATGGGTTGGGAGGATCTTCCGCCTGAGTTACCGTTTTTCGATACTGTCTTTTCGATGGGTGTACTTTATCATCGTCGGAATCCAGACCAATTCCTACAGCAGTTAAAAAACTATGTGCGACCTGGCGGCGAACTTGTGTTGGAGACCTTAGTGATCGAAGGAAATGAAGGGGAGGTACTTGTTCCCCAAGGTCGTTATGCTAAAATGCGCAACGTGTGGTATATTCCCTCTGTCTCAACTTTAGAAGCTGCATTAAAGGACGCCGGTTGGTTGAACGTTCGTTGTATCGACGTGACTCCTACGAAACCCGAAGAACAACGAACCACTGACTGGATGACCTTCGAATCATTAAAGGACTTTTTGGATCCAAAGGATCCGACTCGGACAGTCGAAGGTTACCCTGCGCCTATACGTGCAGTCATTGTTGCGAATAAAGAACCCAGGAGCTAGCACCGAGGCATTTAAAGTTAGGGCGGTTTGGCCCAAACCGCCGTTTTCGATACGGCTCGGTCGACCGGACCGGCCGCAACTCTGGCGACAGGCACCCCGGACGCCTCGGCGAGGCGTCCCTACCTAAGCCAAAGCAAGCTTCGAGATATCAGACCCAAAGCGAATAAACCTGGGTAACAACCCTAGGTTCTATTTGCTCTTAAGGAGCGACCAAACGCAGATTGGTTGCACCATAGTCCAATTCGAGTGTAAGCCCCCCCTGATCCAATCCATTCTTGGTTGTGAAGTCTCCACTGACCGAGCCGAAGGTCATGATTTCGAATTCGTTTCCTGAGGTAGGTGTGAAACCACCTGATACACTTACGTCGAGCGTTCCATCGAGAGTGAATGCGGAGCTAGAGATGAGTCTTCCAAATTCGCTGGCCAAGGTTCCGCCCAGTTCGAAAGCCAGTGTTCCGCTGTTGGATTGTGTAAAAGGTTCCGAAACAGATACCACGCTGCCCGCCTTTATGGCTATGCTGCCAGCGTTGGTAAACTGTGTGGGATTGATCGTCAGGGTACCTCCGTCGGTGTCGGCGGAGATGAGGCCCTCGTTGATGATATGGCTGCCAAGGCCCTGGAAAATCGGTCGGCTGATAGTTCCAGTCTTGCCCCTTACCACCATGCCGGGACCGAGGGTCAGAATGGCGTTGCCCTCCGCGCTCAGGGAACCGGAGTTACCCTCGAACACGACGCTGGCATTGTCGAAAGTCTGCACCCCGGTAAATGCAATGCCCCCGTTATTGTCGATCCGCACGATGCCGTTGAGGGATAGCCCGTTACGGATGAGCAGGCGGGAGCCGCCCGTGGTCAAATCCAGATCGCCGTTGACGCTCACGCCGTCGAGCGTGCCTGCTGTGGTGGAGAACAATAACCGACCCTCGTCCGTCTGGGTCACCGTCCCGCCCATGATCGTCCCGCCGATGAGGGTCCACGTTCCGGTCGTGGCGTCCAGGGTCAGCGTATCGCCGGTGAGGTCCAAGTCCCCGCTCACCTGGACCGTGCCACCCGTGCGCTGGAACGTCCCCAGCGAGGGCAGAGTGAAAGTTCCATTGAGATTAACCGTCGCAGTGTCGGCCTGAATCGTTCCGGTGTTTGTGAAGGTTCCGGCCAGTGTCAGCATGCCGCCCGTGGCCTTCACCAGGCCCGAGTTGCTCCAAGTGTTACCGATGAGGCTGAGGCTGATGTTGCCGCCGTTCTTAACCTCGACGGTGCCAGTGTTGGTAAACTGTGTCGGATTGATCCTCAAAGTACCTCCGTCCATGTCGGCGGAGATGAGTCCCTGGTTGATGAGATGGCTGCTGAGGCCCTGGAAAACGGGCCGGCCGATATCGGCGGTCTTGCCGCTTATCACCATGGCGGGACCGAGGGTCAGGGTGGCGTTGCCCTCCGCGCTCAGGGAACCGGAGCTACCCTCGAACACGACACTGGCATTGTCGAAAGTTTGCACCCCGGTAAATCCGATGCCCCCGTTGTTGTCTATCCGTACGGTGCCGTTGAGGGTCAGCCCGTTGCTGATGAGCACGCGGGCGCTTCCCGTGGTCAGGTCCAAGTCGCCGTTGACGCTCACGCCGTCGAGCACGCTTTGAAAGTTGGAGAACAACAACCGTCCCTCGTCTGTCTGCGTCACCGTTCCACCGAGGATCGTTCCGCCGTTGAGGGTCAGGTTTTGATTGAGTTCTGCGATGCCGGAGAGTGCCAGGGTAGCTCCACTGATTTCCAGGCTTCCATTTAGAATCAGGTTTTCAGTCACTTCCAAGCTGCTTCCTGCTGAAATTGCCAGAGCTCCATAAATCGTGAGATTTCTTAGTTGAGTAACTCCTGAAGGAAGGGTGATCGCGACATTGTCAAAACTCGGCAAAATCACGTCGTCATTCGGAACCGGAATTGCCCCCTCGCTCCAGTTTATAGGGTCGTTCCACTCGCCATTATTGGTGGAGATCCAGAAGGCTGCGTCTGCCACACGGAAGGTCCAGAAGACATCCTCAGCTAGATTATTTCCGGCGAGATCCGTGGCGGCGGTGGTGATTACAGCCTGATACAAATCATCTGGAAGGGGTGCGAAATTCAGGGAGACCGACGACTGATCCGGGCGATATAGAATTTCACGGTACTGTGTTCCGTGTTCCCCGTCATCCGGCGTGTCGAGCAGACCGTCTGGTCCGGCTGAGGACAGTGTGAGTGAAGTGGAGGTCAACGTCTCCGGATCCATGGGTTCGTTGAAAAATGCTTGGATGCGGAGCAATGTCCTGGCCCCACCGGTTGGCGTCGTCGCAGTGACTCTCGGTGCGGTGATATCTGGCCCGAGGGGAACCACCTGTTCATCGGACCAGGTGAAGTTGCCTCCCGTATCCACGGCACGGGCACTCAGAAGGAAGGAATCCTTCTCTTCACTCAGGATTGGTGCAACGAATCTAAATTCAAAGGGAAACGCGCTGTCCGTAAACGCCTTCACACCATCGAGATAAAATTCGACGTTGCGCACCTGCACATCGTCTCCGACCAGCGCTGTCACGCGCGCCCGTTGTCCGCTCTCTGCTTCGCCCTCGCCGAAACTGCTGGAGAGTGTGATGCTTGGCGGCACGCCATTCGCATCGTAGGGCAGGTAGTTGATGATCTGCATGCCTTCGCTGTCATCTGCCACATAGGCCAATCCGTTGAAGATGGAAACGGCATGGGCTTTACCCTGCGTCGGGAAGGTGGTGACGAACACTTCGGTTTGCGCCGGATCGGTCAGATCGTAGAGGGAAATATCATGCGCTCCGTCATTGGTGCTGTTTGGACCAACAGCGGCGAGCCCCAGGCCAGAACCATTCGCCACGATCTGTCTCCAGCCGAATTGGGTGGTGTTACCCTGAGTGATCAAAACCGGTTCAGCCGGGTTGCTGACGTCGAGGGTATTGTAGCCTGTTCTGTGCAGGGTGTATGCCACGCCGCCACCCACGAAGAGTCGCGTGTTTTGCGATGCATCGAACGGAGAGGAGGCAGAGCCAACCACTGCGAACACGTCCCCAAGAACAGAAATGACATGCAGTCGATCACCGGTCAGGGCGTAGAGATAATCGCCTTCGAGAGCCAGGTCTTGCACTGGATCGCTCACACTCAACTGGTCAAGGATACTTCCGCTGGACAAATGCACGACAACGATCTGACCGGAGCTGAGCCCGACATAGCCGATGCCTGCTCCGACGGCGATGGCCTGCGTGCCAGGCAGATTAACCCGCTGGGTGATTCGTGCATTCGCTGAGTTCGAAATGTTGATTACTGTCAGACCCTCATCGCCGTCTGCGACGGCCACGAGATTGCCGGAAAAGGCGACACGTTGCGAGGTGCCCGGAGTGTCGAGCTGCGCGAGTATGGTCGGTTGACTGAAGTCAGTGATGTCCACGATGGAGACTCCGCTGGCGCCCTCAGTCAATACCGCGAGATTGTTTCCGGTGGCAATAT
The sequence above is a segment of the Verrucomicrobiota bacterium genome. Coding sequences within it:
- the queC gene encoding 7-cyano-7-deazaguanine synthase QueC; the encoded protein is MKTVLVYSGGMDSTVLLYHLLDQGATVATLAVDYGQKHSKELIQAEVITKALGVKHRTVDLRSITELFGNSSLTDTEMKIPHGHYEEDNMKSTVVPNRNMILLSLATAWAVSLKADSVSYAAHSGDHAVYPDCREAFASALDKAIRLADWQEIFLNRPFVDYSKADVVKRGAELHVPFEKTWSCYEGNETHCGQCGTCIERREAFYLAGIGDSTIYTVEAPTIETMIAQEWKL
- the queF gene encoding preQ(1) synthase; this encodes MNIDLFDNPNSNRDYTIQHVAEEFTSVCPVTGQPDFGKVILTYTADAKCIELKSYKLYLQGYRNQGIFYEAVTNKILDDLVELCAPRWMKVETVWTTRGGIHSNITAEYKREG
- a CDS encoding Ig-like domain-containing protein — protein: MPIGNWRRISASRVVWSEDAAGYYLEESLTLGAFTNWQSLSQTALEEAGELVMSLNISGQARYFRLNLEAPLVTLGNLSPANRERGVAVTRETIIHFSAPLSSETILDQDMFYAEFGGSKILSRAELSSDGMKATLFYLEPLPGSAQVVVTFDGDTVKDHAGAFVDADGDGDPGGQAVIAFNTLSLSPLPGTGVTGQVFASELAPATEGGEPVDTPLAGVTITIDGLEETHRTVTDETGSFTLSPVPPGRFFVHIDGRTVVDEAAGIRYPDQAYYPFVGKAWEAVAGVMDTPVGGTGTVYLPLITVGTLQATSMTEDTMIELPPDVVADNPALAGVSIMVPANSLLSDDGTRGGMIGIAPVAPDRLPGPLPQGLDLPLVITVQTDGPSNFDQPAPVCFPNLPDPTTGELSPPGTKGTLMSFNHDKGIWEAAGGMTVSADGTLACTDPGVGILQPGWHGWIGEAWREFFPPPPPEPPVCYWADISDCLSFARGSHDVCNFYAYQAYNEATKICDAREKTLHPENTGTDNRSDQWVECKLKYGNIVDAKDEACVEQFEMDLEYCEVCHVESTTPQTNPAKASAVIQAALNEPTIEEELANIFEQIKDLLRPVLSNQSPLTPELVAQENALHQLADTMAGGNAGEYLRNLIIKKEEALLLEANKTGIELDDLKLGNAPAYPVLYAANIARPSGDVVLRGETQPYGQYTLFVPADGELLDVVFYDPITKGIAIISPYLSPNLPYNLPRFNLFPLPADAVDSDEDGLSDLVEEVYGTDSRNADSDDDGIPDGAEVEQGTNPLDGLPVQTGVIGTLKTAGKAIDIATGNNLAVLTEGASGVSIVDITDFSQPTILAQLDTPGTSQRVAFSGNLVAVADGDEGLTVINISNSANARITQRVNLPGTQAIAVGAGIGYVGLSSGQIVVVHLSSGSILDQLSVSDPVQDLALEGDYLYALTGDRLHVISVLGDVFAVVGSASSPFDASQNTRLFVGGGVAYTLHRTGYNTLDVSNPAEPVLITQGNTTQFGWRQIVANGSGLGLAAVGPNSTNDGAHDISLYDLTDPAQTEVFVTTFPTQGKAHAVSIFNGLAYVADDSEGMQIINYLPYDANGVPPSITLSSSFGEGEAESGQRARVTALVGDDVQVRNVEFYLDGVKAFTDSAFPFEFRFVAPILSEEKDSFLLSARAVDTGGNFTWSDEQVVPLGPDITAPRVTATTPTGGARTLLRIQAFFNEPMDPETLTSTSLTLSSAGPDGLLDTPDDGEHGTQYREILYRPDQSSVSLNFAPLPDDLYQAVITTAATDLAGNNLAEDVFWTFRVADAAFWISTNNGEWNDPINWSEGAIPVPNDDVILPSFDNVAITLPSGVTQLRNLTIYGALAISAGSSLEVTENLILNGSLEISGATLALSGIAELNQNLTLNGGTILGGTVTQTDEGRLLFSNFQSVLDGVSVNGDLDLTTGSARVLISNGLTLNGTVRIDNNGGIGFTGVQTFDNASVVFEGSSGSLSAEGNATLTLGPAMVISGKTADIGRPVFQGLSSHLINQGLISADMDGGTLRINPTQFTNTGTVEVKNGGNISLSLIGNTWSNSGLVKATGGMLTLAGTFTNTGTIQADTATVNLNGTFTLPSLGTFQRTGGTVQVSGDLDLTGDTLTLDATTGTWTLIGGTIMGGTVTQTDEGRLLFSTTAGTLDGVSVNGDLDLTTGGSRLLIRNGLSLNGIVRIDNNGGIAFTGVQTFDNASVVFEGNSGSLSAEGNAILTLGPGMVVRGKTGTISRPIFQGLGSHIINEGLISADTDGGTLTINPTQFTNAGSIAIKAGSVVSVSEPFTQSNSGTLAFELGGTLASEFGRLISSSAFTLDGTLDVSVSGGFTPTSGNEFEIMTFGSVSGDFTTKNGLDQGGLTLELDYGATNLRLVAP
- the queA gene encoding tRNA preQ1(34) S-adenosylmethionine ribosyltransferase-isomerase QueA, whose protein sequence is MDTADFDFELPSELIAQNPVVPRDHSRMLVMDRRNQSLEHKHFFDLPGELQEGDVLVLNDTKVVPARLFGTIPEVGTGSVEVLLLNEAVEGNQRVMAKPGKKFRLGCTVLFDEKLKAVVEGIEEDGSRLLNFNCSPAELQLHLDRIGHAPFPPYIKESTATREQYQTVYARDPGSSAAPTAGLHFTSDVFAQLKNKRISVEKVTLHVGRGTFQDVKVDHLEEHIMHSEHFELTPEVANRLNEAKRNGRRIIAVGTTSVRVLESCCSDEGVLLPQVSTTVIFIYPGYAWKFVDALVTNFHLPKSTLIMLVSSFAGKEFILNAYQKAIEEKYRFFSFGDCMLIK
- the tgt gene encoding tRNA guanosine(34) transglycosylase Tgt, giving the protein MSPKSYTLLGQDGDARRGVFHSFHGDVQTPFFMPIATVGAIKGGVEAMEVRGLGFELILSNTYHLHVRPGEERIKSFGGLAKFMGWDGPILTDSGGFQAWSLAKMNQISEEGITFRSHVDGNKISLTPEGVVDIQHALGIDVAMALDECTDYPCTHEVAKASMERSLRWADRCKKRWLDTGANESMYLFGIGQGSFYEDLRTESAKILADLDLPGYAIGGVVVDFTRTPEAILPSIPHLPKDRPRYLMGVGTPLDILNAVELGVDMFDCVLPTRNGRHGKIFTTFGEVNLTAPMWKDSELPMDAQNNHPISRNYSRGYLRHLFHVKESLSGRLATLHNLSFYGNLMKGIRSSIEAGRFAAFKNDFIEKYTAGTGSNGYG
- the cmoB gene encoding tRNA 5-methoxyuridine(34)/uridine 5-oxyacetic acid(34) synthase CmoB — its product is MDYSPLYQQLEGSPFASWISDLRRFVNSNIEDSNDGHLPTWLAALNALPKFDCERSDICEGVRFDGDCNVPAAESALRQFHPWRKGPLKLGEVEIDTEWRSDWKWDRLKGHIEPLEGRTVLDIGCGNGYYLWRMLGAGAKLAVGIDPYLLFVMQFWATKQFAPQKLPAWVLPMGWEDLPPELPFFDTVFSMGVLYHRRNPDQFLQQLKNYVRPGGELVLETLVIEGNEGEVLVPQGRYAKMRNVWYIPSVSTLEAALKDAGWLNVRCIDVTPTKPEEQRTTDWMTFESLKDFLDPKDPTRTVEGYPAPIRAVIVANKEPRS
- a CDS encoding 7-carboxy-7-deazaguanine synthase QueE is translated as MKKLPIYETFYTWQGEGCHMGKPAFFIRLFGCPVHCPWCDSAGTWHPDFVPDSIDKRSIDSLVEQAKFHNPELVVITGGEPCIHDLTGLTNALHEAGFPIHLETAGCFEIRGSFDWITVSPKVWKKPIHSCLVLANEFKVIVDTPDAVSDWEQELGTYFSGKPIWLHPEWSRREDGQTLEMINQAVKNRKFAYRAGYQLHKLYGVDEAATAKERQVGIKKRFGSKLPSYS
- the cmoA gene encoding carboxy-S-adenosyl-L-methionine synthase CmoA produces the protein MSKDEIFSEFDESPSGFAFDEKVAQVFQDMIQRSVPGYEMSLSMITLIARKYAKEETSLYDLGCSLGASSLALLAGVKDKNIQLVGVDNSEPMISRCAANLAQANYNEWDLRCEDILDTKIVNASIVILNFTLQFIPLDRRLALLETVYAGLNPGGVLLVSEKIAFDEAGIQDSMSELHLGFKRAHGYSELEISQKRSALEDVLVPESIEDHKARFEQAGFSWSARWFQCFNFASLIAFKE
- a CDS encoding 6-carboxytetrahydropterin synthase; its protein translation is MYTCSKTYSDIPFAHRQHSHDGHCGFIHGHNWTFKFTFGCDALDEKGFVVDFGELKFIRHWLNENLDHAYVYNKGDTESERLLEQFPGQFKPYQVESCSAEGLAKHAFDLISVQLKTHHGDRVTLLSVEVAEDSRNAAKYYP
- the queG gene encoding tRNA epoxyqueuosine(34) reductase QueG — encoded protein: MPSTLTLTEQCRTKALELGFDVCGFSSIDVELRKAYYLNWIAEKQHGTMRWMERNNERRLQPRNILPEARSILMVGLNYYQDDPPMRGRIAKYALGKDYHKLMYKRLKQLCSWMRDQGGDQKPYVDTGPMLEKPIAAQAGLGWMGKSTLLLHRNHGTFLFLGSIITTLDLDPDPVEQDHCGSCTRCLDVCPTNAFPAPYQLDATRCISYLTIEHHGPIPMEFRDAIGDRIYGCDDCLDVCPWNRWAQITREIKFHFKGLPDLAETLDWDEAAFIERFQGTPIARLKLPRWKRNVCIVLGNIGAAEDLSALQKEADGEDEMIAEHASWAIHKIQSREGAIHE